CAAAGCCGGTCATTCATCAGCCGGGGCACATGTACCGGAGGCCTGGATCAAGACCGAGCTGGCCCGCCACCCGCAGCGCCCTTATCCCATGGACTTCATCGAGGCAATCTTCACCGACTTCAGCGAGATTCACGGCGACCGCGCCTTCGGCGACGACCAGGCGATGTCTGCCGGTATGGCGTGGTTCCACGGCGAGCCCGTCATGGTCATCGGCAATCTTAAGGGCCGCACACTCAAGGAGCGTGTCGCCCGCAAGTTCGGCTCGCCCGATCCAGAGGGCTACCGCAAGGCCCTCCGCGCCATGAAGGTTGCCGAAAAATTCGGCCGCCCCATCTTCACCTTCATTGATCTCGCCGGTGCCTACCCCGGCATCGGCGCTGAGGAGCGCGGCCAGGGCGAGGCCATCGCACGCAACCTCATCGAGATGTCGCGTCTCCGCGTCCCCACCATTGCCACCATCACAGGCGAAGGTGGCTCCGGCGGAGCACTGGCCCTCGCTGTAGCCGATCGTGTCCTGATGCTCGAGAACTCCATCTACTCCGTCATATCGCCGGAAGGCTGCGCCTCGATCATGTGGAAGGACGCCAACAAGAAACAGCAGGCCGCCCAGGCGCTCAAGTACACCGCCTCCGACGTCCAGCTCATGGGCTGCGTCGACGACGTTCTCGCCGAACCCGAAGGCGGCAGCCAGAACGACCCGACCCTCGCCTTCAGCATCGTCGACGACCGCCTCCGCCATCACCTCGCCAGCCTGCGCACGCTTTCGATCGACCAGATGCTCGAAGAGCGCTATCGCAAGTTCCGCAACATCGCCCAGTTCTACACCAGCGACTCTGCCTTGCCCGCCGCTGCCTCAGGCATCTAACAGACCGCAATCACGGAGCATCGACCGTTGTCCGCGCCCGATTCAACTACAACACACGAGCGAACCGGAAGGGCCTTTTCATCCGCGCTCGTCCTCGCGGCGCTCGCCTGGTCGTTCTCCTCGCGGCTGCTCTCCGCAAGCTCGGCGCTCGGCATCACCAACCGCCTCAATATCGATTGGGCGGCGCCGCTGCTCGCCGCGCTCTTCCTCGTCTTTCTGCTGGCAGTCGGCTACTCGCTGCTCGATATCCTCTCGCGCAAACCCGCGTCCGGGCGTCAGGCACTCGGACTCCCCAATCGCCCCACCGCGCTGCGCGAGTGGCTGACCGGCGCCGCCGTCGGCTGGGGAATCGTCACCTTCACCGTACTCCCCATGGCGCTCGTGGGCGACCTCCACGTCGGCTTTTGGTTCAGCTCCGACGCACTGCGGCCCTTCCTCATCGGCCTCGCCACCATCGCCGTGGGAACCCTGGCCGACGAGGCCATCTTTCGCGGCTATCCCTTCCGACGGCTCATCGACGCAACCGGCCCTGTCACGGCCACCATCGTCATGTCTTTGCTCTTCGCCCTCCGGCATCTGCTCCACTTCGGCGCAGGAGGGCTGGCTTTCGTTCTCTCTATCCTCACCGGCGTCGTCTTCTCCGTCTCCTGGTTCAGGACGCACGGTCTCTGGATGGCCTGGGGTATGCGCTTCGCGTGGACAGCGAGCATGGGCGTTCTCTTCGGCCTCCCTGTCTCGGGCACCGTCGACAACTCGACGATCATCCAGACCGCAGCGATTGGCCGAGGATGGTTCACCGGAGACGACTACGGCCCCGAGGCCTCCATCGTCCTCCTCTTCGCGCTCATCGCCGGACTCATCGTCCTCGTCCGCGTCACGCGCGACTACGCATGGAACTACACTCACCCTCCCGTCGTCCCCGGAGGCTACCCCATGGACATAGCGCCTCCGCCCGCTCACACCGCCATGGAGCAGTCCGTACAGGCCCGCGAGCCCGCCCTCATTCAGATACTCCCCGCAACTCCACAGGGCCGCTCCACGACAGACGATCCTGCATCGTGAAGCATTTATGTAATCAACACATTTGAGAAACATCTTGAGCGAAGCGTAGCGGCGTCGAAGGGATCTGCGTTTTGACAACTGAGTGACAAAACAACACCGCCTCCCGCTTGTCAAAAGCTTGGCGAAAGGCGCAAGCTTGTCTATATCTGAGGTGCTTTATGGGACGCACGCACAGATGGGTTCTCCTCACAGGTTGTCTGGCTCTCTTCGCTCCCGCGCTCCGGGCGCAGGTCTTCGTCGTGGGCGAAAAGACCGCGACCGCCGACATCTCGACTGCCTTCAAGGCGACCAATGTACTTCTACCCACCGACAAACTGACCGAGCGTGGCCGCCGCGACCTCGTCCGCAACCTCGAGGCCGAGCAGGGATTCGCGCATCGCGCCCTGCCAGTCGCCGTCATCACGCTCAAGGCCAACGGCGATCTCAGCCCCGGCCCCGACAAGTACCGTCAGATGATCTTCGAGAAGGGACAGGCAGCAGCACCCGGCGACCGTGTCGTCATTACTGCGCTCACCATCAAGGGTAACGAGATCACGCTCGATCTCAATGGCGGCCCCTACGCAAAGCATCGCTTCCTCTCGCATATTCAGCTCAACGATGCTCCCACCGCAGTCACCAATCCCGAGCGGCCTATCGGCTCCCGTATCACCCTCGTCTTTCCCAACGGAGTTCCGGAGATCTCCGCGCCTGAGGTCAAGGCTCTCCTCGAGCCAGTCATTGACTTCGGGGTAAAGACCGGCGACCAGGCCTACGCCGACACGCTCCCGCCGCATCTCCGCGATGCCATCGCCGCGCACGAAGTTCTCGTCGGCATGAACCATCGCATGGTGCTTGCATCACTCGGAGCGCCTGAGAGCAAGGTTCGTGAACAACAGAGCGGCGACCCCAATGGCGCGCGCTACGAGGAGTGGATCTATGGCCACGTCCCACAGACTGTGAAATTCGTCCGCTTCGTCGGCGATCGCGTTACGGTCGTCGAGATCGCCGCGCTGGGAAAGCCCGTTGAGATCCACGACAAGAACGAGCTCGACGGATCGGAGCTTCCCACCAACACCCGCGAGGTCGCGATGGGCGACCGTGCTCCTGCAAAAGAAGGCGAAGACCCTGCCGCCGCTCCCAAGCCTCCGTCGCTTCGACTCCCCGGCGAGGCTGCACCCGCCAACACACAGGGTAAGGTGCAGTATCCGGTCGACAAAGACAAGTCGGCATCAAGGTCTGCTGATCGTCAGCCCATACCGGCCGCACCCGGTTCTTCTGCCGATACAACGGCGAACGATCCTCAGCAGCCGGCGTCACCCATTCCCGACGCATCACAGTCGGGCACCAGCCCCTATCCACAGCAGACCCAGCCGGGAAGTTCCTACCCACAGAACACAACACCAGGGCAGACGCGACGAACGCAGTAGCACCGACTGGAACCCGGCCCACACAACAGATGTCATCGCAACCCGGAATCGTGTAAAATTATCGGGAAGCAACGACCGCAGTTCTTCTCCTGAAGATTTTTTCCGAGGGTAACCTCCCGGACAATCCTGAGAAGTACCCGGATGCCCTTGAGCATCAGGCATTCCAGCGCGAAGCTGAAACATTCGTTAGGGAGAACAAGTCATTATGGCGAAGATTGCCAAGACCGGCGACCGTAAGAAGGTCATGGATACCCACAAGAGCACCGATTGTCCCAAGTGCTCCAAGCCCACCCGCATCGTCAAGCGCGTCAAGGACCGCGAGCGCGGCACCCCCGGCGGCGTCTACATCTCCTGCTCGGCCTGCGAGTTCTTCGAGAAGCTCTAATCGCAAAACCAGCATCATAAAGAAGAGCCCCGGCAAGGGGCTCTTTTGCTTTGCTCTGGAGTCAAAAAACAAAGCATATCTTGCAGCCTGGTTACCTTTTGCTCTATGGAGGGTCGAACCAAAGTTGTACAAAAAATTACTGTAACTCCTCTTGACGATTGCCGCTTCGGACGGGCAGACTCATCACCGGAAAGCAGGGAACAGCGTTTCTATGAGCACCATTAGCACTTCAATCAAAACAGCAGCTTCGGCCTCTTCTTCCTTTTCCTCCCTCCCTCACTTCGACAGGCCAACATACCTGATGTGCCCTCCAGAGTGGTATGACGTGAACTATGTCATCAATCCCTGGATGGCCGGGAATCTGCATCGCCCGTCAAGGGACAAGGCCTTCGCCCAGTGGAAGGAGCTTCATCATCACCTTCAAAAGATCGCCGACATCCGCCTGATCCACGGCCAGCCCGGCTCCCCGGATATGGTCTTTGTGGCCCACACCGCTGTAGTGCAGCACGGAGTCGTCGCTCTCTCGAGCTTCAACCACCCCCAGCGCCAGACCGAGGAGCAGCCGCTCCGCCGCTGGTTCCAGTCCGTCGGCTTCCTCGTATGGGAGACTCCCCGCGAGACTGCCTTCGAGGGAGAAGGAGACGCGCTCTTCAACGCCACTGGCGATCACTTGTGGGCAGCCCATGGACTGCGCACCTGCCTCCAGAGCCATCGGCACGTCGCCGATGCCTGGCATACCAAGGTTACGTCGCTCCATCTCAGAGATCCCCGTTTCTACCACCTCGATCTCTGCTTCGCTCCTCTCTCGGGCGGGCATCTGCTTTATTATCCCGGGGCGTTCGACGCTCCGTCGCTGGCAAAGATCGAGGCTGCCTACGCGCCAGAGATGCGTATCCCGGTAACCGAAGCCGAGGCGACCCAGTTCGTCTGCAACGTCATCAATGTTGGCCCCAACATTTTGATGGGAGTTTCAGGCACATCGGTGGCAAAGCGGCTCACCGACTTCGGTTATAAGGTCACGGAGCTGGACCTGAGCGAGTTTCTGCATGGAGGAAGCTCCGCCAAGGCGCTGGCTCTCCGCCTTAGCGACTCTAAGGTCACGAGCGGCATCCCGGCACAGGTCTGATTTTCAGCTAGATACTAAAAGGCCTGCACCCTCTTTCGGGGTGCAGGCCTTTCAATTTAAGGCATTACTGAGCCTGCTCAATCTCTTCAAGAATTGCTCTCGCAGCCTTCGCCGGATTGGACGCTCTCGTAATCGGCCTCCCGACCACCAACATCGAAGCGCCACGCGCGATCGTCTCCGCTGGAGTCGCCACGCGCTTCTGGTCATCAGTTGCTGAGCCTGCCGGACGCACCCCCGGAACCACCAGCATTGTCTCCTGCCCGGTCGCTGAGCGTATCGCAGCTACCTCCTCGGGCGAGCAGACCATGCCGTCAATGCCTGCACTCTTTGCCAGCTTCGCCAGCCGCAGCACCTGCTCCGCGGGTATCCCCTGAACTCCCGCAGCATTCAACTCAGCCGCATCCATGCTTGTGAGCACCGTTACGGCCAGCAATTTGGGAGCGCCCGGTGCCTGCGCAGCCTCCGCCGCCGCCCGCAGCATCGCAGGGCCGCCTGAGGCGTGGACCGTCAGCAACTCCGCTCCCGTACCGCTCACCGACCGGACCGCACCTGCCACGGTGTTGGGAATATCGTGCAGTTTGAGGTCGAGAAAGATTCGATAGCCGTGGCCGCGAAGGGTCTCAACCAGCTCATTTCCGGCAGCATAGTATAGTTCCATGCCGACCTTCAGCCAGCGGCAGGAGCCGTCCAGCCGGTCGATCAGCTCGAGTGCGCTGCGGCCATCGGGCACATCCAGAGCTACAGCCAGGCGGTCCCGCACATCGTCCGATATCCCTGTCTTCCAGGTAGACCTATCAACAGTATTCATTGAGATAAGTCTAGCCCGGGACAGGCTTCGGTTCGCAGGCCGAACAGGCCGTGGCTGATGAAATTGCTGAAGAGGGAACTATAGACCCTGGGTCGCCATCAGAGGCAGGCGTATCTGGGCCATCAACTGACGCATCATCTCAGAGTCGCCCGGCCGCAGCGTCTCGAGCTTCACTTTGCCGAGGCCTGTGATTCCGACCGCTTTGGCCGCACCATACGAGAGATCGACGATGCGATCCTCGGGCATGGGACCCCGGTCGTTGACCCGGACAAACACCGATTTGCGATTTCTGAGGTTCGTCACCTTGACCCAGGAGTTGAGAGGAAGGCTTCGGTGAGCGCAGGTGAGCCCGTTCATGTCGTACTGCTCACCGTTGGCCGTCTTCTTTCCCTGAAAGTAGTGACCGTACCAGGAGGCCTTGCCTATCTGGTACCACTTGTGAACTTTACCCTGGTCCGAGTTCTTCTGCATTTGCGACGGCGAAGGATCGCTGGCCGAAGCCGTGACTCCCAGCGCCACGAGCAGTGTCACGACGGCAACTCCGAGCCGGGAAGAGACGTTTCCGCCCCTCTGTACAGGAATTATCTTCATGGCATCTCCCATCCCTATATTGTCTTGGCAGAAAACAGCTAAGTCAATCAATCGCTTGAGGTTATGATGAAAAATACCTTGCTGGAATCTCCCTGCTGTGCTAAAGGATATTCCCTATTGAGATGCCGTTAATCGCCCATAAACTGCCCCATTTGGGTCATATTTCGCCTTTTCAGGCAATTCAGGGATGAATCTGCTACTTTTTGAAAAAGTTGGATTTTTTTGTCTTGGAGGCCCATTTCTGCCTCCTGGAGTCTCCTCATAGAACCCAAATGAAGATCGCCCTGACCATTGCCGGTTACGACCCCTCTTCCGGTGCCGGAATCACCTCCGACCTGATGGTCTTCGCCTCCTACGGCCTCTACGGTACCTCGGCCATCACCAGCCTTACCGTCCAATCGACTGTGGGGGTCGAAAGCAGCCACCCTGTTGCGGCAGAAACAGTGCAGCAGACACTCAAATGCCTGCATTTCGACCTGCCGCCGTCCGGAATCAAGATCGGAATGCTTGCCACCGCCGGGATCGTTGAGGTTGTGGCTGAGTATCTAAAGGCTGTTCGTAAAGCCGCACCACATACTCCGATAGTCCTGGATCCGGTCCTGCGGTCAAGCTCTGGGAGGGAACTGCTCTCTGACGAGGGGCTGGAGCAGATGCGCAAAGTTCTTCTGCCCCAGGTCGACTGGGTGACCCCAAACCTCTCTGAGTTGAGCCTGCTTGCCGGGACAGCGGTCGTCAGGCGCGATCAGGTTGCGCCTGCAGCCCGGCTTCTGCAGAGTGGATATCCCAATCTCGCCATACTGGCCACGGGGGGGCATCTCGAGCACCCGGACGATCTTCTTTTATGCCCCGGAACGGCCCCCGTCTGGATCGCTGGCGAAAGGGTCGAAAGCACCTCAACCCATGGCACTGGCTGCGCGTTATCGAGCGCATTGCTTAGCCGGCTTCTGCTGGGCGACGAGGCCCGCGCCGCTGCCATCGCCGCAAAGCGCTATGCGTCCGAGGCCATCCGCCGAGCCGTTCCTCTCGGGCATGGGCACGGTCCCTTGAACCACTTGTGGCCAATTCGAAAGTAGATTCCGAGCCTCATGGCGCGTCCCAGCACGCCGATAGGAGATGAGGACGGAGGATTTACTGTTATGCCAACCGCCTCTAGGAGCGCAGCGCCTTTCTCCCAACACAGGACCAGCCTTCCGGTGAAGCTCCATCCTGCACCTCGGGCCGAAGAGGCCGTACTCACGATCCACCGACGCTCCAGATCGCATCATGGCGCAACGCTGCAAACTCTGGGCCATGCCGCCGAGCACCTTGCTGCCCGGTCTTTCGCCGCAGAAGCTACCGATGCTGGAGACCGGGAGGCGACTCATATACTGATGCGTCTCAGCCGGGAGGTCTTCGACGACTACGTCCGTCTGACGCGTCAGCGCCATCCTGTCGCCGATTGGATTATGGGCCAGGCTGTCCGTGTCTATGGGGCGGCGTGAGGGGCCGTTCACGTACTTCGTCCTGCTAACCTTGAAGTATGTCTCTTACCGTCGTCCTGAACGGACAGTCACGCACCTTTACCACGCTGCCGGAGTCTCCCAGGCTCGAGAACCTTATCCACGAGCTCGGCCTGAAATCGGACCGCGTCGCAGTTGAGGTCAACGGAGAGATCGTTCCGCGTAGTTCGTGGGCCGAGGCTCCAGTTAGCGAGGGTGACCGCCTTGAACTGGTTCACTTCGTCGGCGGTGGAATTGACGAGTAAGGCTGAGAGGCAATCAGGTCCTTCAGAAGCTGCTCCCACCGGTCGCCGTAGTCCTTCCACCCCCCCAGCAGATGCACCCTTTTTAGCGCCGCCTCGCTCATCCTTTGTTGCAGGGCAGGATCGTCAGCCAATTGCTGCATCCTGCCGGCCAGTGCGGCCGTGTCGCGCAGGGGAACGATGAAGCCTTCCACCCGGTCGGTGAACAGGTCTTCGCCGCCGGTCTGGGTTGAGGCGATCACCGGGCAGCCGCAGGCCAGGGCCTGTCCCTGAACCAGTGCAAGCCCTTCTTCGATACTTGGCAGCACCATTACGTGGCTCGTGCCCATCAGTTCCACCAGCCGGGTCTGAGGAACGGCCCCGAGGACCTCGACATTCTCCATCGGCAAGCGACCCAGTACCTGCCGGATGTCGGGATGAATCGCTCCAGCCAGTCTCAGGCGTTTGTTCGAATGGCGAAGTTGAGAGAACGCCTCGAGCAGGTAGGGAACTCCCTTGCGCAAGCCTACAGAACCGGCGAACAGGACCTCGAAACGATCTTTTGGCGGCTCTCCTGTACGCCGGAAGCTTTCAAGCCGCACACCATATGGAATGGTCCGTAGCTTCTCTTGCCGGACACCCATCTCCATAAAGGAGCGAGCTGCAAAGCTGGAAGGAACTGTGATCAGGTCCGCAGCCTCGTAGATCTCTTCTTCTCGTGCAATGTCGCGCATATCCGTAACGGGCCGCTCAACCCCCCAACGGCTGTACTCTTCAGAGACAATCCGTTCCTGATAGCGCTGATGCGAGGACCCCCGGTCGCAGATGAACTTGCCCCCGGTTCGCTGAAGCCGACGGCCTGTCTTCAGGCCGGCACCGGAGATGGCGATCAGGGCGTCGCACTCCATGAGCCGTCGATCCGTCCACCAGTCAAAGGCCAGAGCATTGGCATAGCTCAACTGGTCGTTGAGCCACACATTGGACCAACCCATCTTTGTAAGCTGGAACTCCGGCAGATGTATCCAGGGGAAGGTTCCGACCTTATCGCGCGGCAGACCTTCGCGCTTCAGGCGAAGCCACGGCCAGGTTGAGTAGATTTTCTGGAGATGGCCCCGGCGGTTCAGCTCACGCGCAAGTTCAAAGTGATGGAAGACGCCAAAGACAGCCTGTACGATTCGCATGAACGATGGGGGAGTCCTGCTTGATAGTAGCAAAGTGCAGTGCCAGGACAGTGGAAGACTCCTCATCGCAGTAGAACGCAATATGTACATAATATGTGTTATCAGACATTACTTCCTTGGCGACTTGATACTAATTGCTGCAAAGATCGTCTACAGAGTCAGCACTCCGATATGCACGTCGCGCTAACATGCTGAACAGGTTGCCTGCCTCTGGATCACATTCGTTCCCACTAAAGCTGTCCCGTCTTGTCGCGTTCCTCTGTTGGGGTGTGCCCTCTGCCCTGTGCCAGTTTCAAGTGCAGCCTGGTTCAGCAAAAACCGGATCGTCGACCGGTTCCATAAGCGGAGTTGTCGTCAGCGCTACCATTGGCACCCCGATACCCCGTGCCCTCGTGCAATGGAACGATCAGGCAGTTCTGACTGGCCACGATGGCAAGTTTCTCTTTGATGTTGGGGATTCTGGCAGTTCAGGCACCTTGCAGGTCACCAAGCCGGGGTTCTATGCCAGCCCCGATGGCGACGGTGCGGCCAATGTCTCCTTGCAAAACACCCAGCCTGATCCAATGACGGTGAGGTTATTCCCCGAGGCATTGATTACAGGAACGCTGACGACAACCGATGGTACGCCGATCCCCCGAATTCCTGTCATAGCCCAGCGCAGCACCTATAACGATGGCATCCATCAATGGTCACCTGCGGGTCAGAACCAGACGAACTCCCGCGGAGAGTTCCGCATTGCGCTTCCTCCCGGTGATTACCGACTGGAAACCAGTTTTCAACCTCGGCTTGCTGGAACGGCAAACAGTGTTATTTCTTTGATATATCCATCGCAAAACTCATCCGATACATTAGACAATATTCTTCATTTGCGATCAGGGACAGAAGAGCGGGTTGCTCTCCATCCAGATGTTGTCCCCACCTATCCTGTCGCACTGAAGGTAGAACTGACAGGAGAGCGTGGTTTCCCAAGAATTACTGCGCGTTCTTCTACTGGAGCGGCAGTCTCGGTCAATCTCATGAGGTATGAACCCGGAGCGGTGAGCAGAGTCGAGCTCCCCCTTGGCACGTACACATTAACCGCATTCATGAACCTGGGAGAAAGCTCCGAGTATGGAGAGAGCCAGGTGACTGTTACCGGCCAGAACACCCCGGAGGTTGTTCTCCATATGGCGTCTGTGCCAGCGATTCCAGTCGAGGTCATCGCCGACCAGGGATTGGCTGCAACGTCTGATAAAGTGCCGATGCCGCAGCAACTGGGGTTAGCCCTAAACACCATCCAGGAGAGCGGTCGCTTCGGAAATTCCATGGTTGGCTTGGTTCAGTCGCGTGACCGCAGCTACTTTCACCCCTCCCCTGGGACATACCGGCTTGTCAGCCGAAGCGCTGGGCCGTGGTTTATCAAGTCAGCCAGTTATGGTGTAACCGACCTCCTGCAGAGTGACCTGGTTGTTGCGCCGGGGGCGGGCAGCTCTCCAATCGTGCTTACGGTCAGCAACCAGACCGGGAGCGTTCTGGGGACGGCAAGCATTCACGGGGTTCCGTCGCCTGCATGGATCTATCTCATTCCAGCGGGACCTGCTGCCAATTTGATCTATTCCGTGCGAAGCGGTACGACAGGCGCATTTAACCTGGCATACCTTCCTGCGGGGAGTTATCAGGCCGTTGCGTTCGAGTTGCGGCATCAGGAGAACTACCGCGACCCGAGCGTGCTGTCGAAGTACGCGACGTTTGTGAAGAGCGTCACGATAACGGCAGGCAATAAAGCAATGCTTGACCTGAACGCCATCGCCGCAGGAGAGATGCTTCCGTGAGACGAGTTCCCTTCCCGCAGCTTCTTCTCCTTCTTACTACATTCGTCGTTGCGACGGGAAGGTTGTCGGCCGCTCCGGCACCCTCGTTCACCATTACCGGAGTTGTGGTCGATAGCGTTACGAGCAATCCAATTACACGCGCTCATCTGGATGCGTCCCTTGTTGTGCGTGGAAGGGCCCCGGGACGCAGGCCACAGTCTGCCAGCGGTGCGGATGCCGATGAGCATGGACGCTTCACGGTGGTTCTGCCTTCAGCGGGAGCATGGCATCTTACGGCCAGCGCACCTGGGTATGTGACGCAGGCATACGATGAGCACGGCGACTATTCTTCCGCCGTCGTGCTTACTCAGGCATCCCCTTCGCTGAACCTCAGGTTCAGTCTTCCTCCCCAAGCGCGTATCTCAGGCACGGTTGTGGATGATGCGGCCGAGGCGGTGCGCAACGCGACCGTACAACTGGTCCGGCTGCCTCTATCCAGCCCTGAACATCGCCAAGCAGAGCAGATTTCTTCGCGATGGTTTGTTCAGACGGATGATCGGGGAGCTTACGAGTTCGCCAATCTTGCACCCGGCAATTATCGTCTGTCGGTACAGGCAAAGCCCTGGTATGCAAACTCCGCCCGGCAGAGACGCTTTATGGGAGGAGCTTTATCGGCTTCACAGCCGTCTATGCCTGTGCAGTCGGCGGCCCTGGACGTGGCCTATCAGCTCACGTGGTATCCCGGTATGGACGATCCTGCGCAGGCAGAGACATTAGCGCTCGTGGCAGGCGATGATCGGCGTGCCGACTTTCATCTGACGCCAATTCCCGCCCTGCACCTTCAGATCCCCCCCCCCGCTCCGGCACAGCAAACGGATGGGAGACGTATTCCTTCCTTCCCCATTGTCGAGCGAATCGACACCGGAGGAGGAAACGCTGGCTTTGTGCAACCATCAACGACGACAGGACCACAAGGACAGATCGATGTAGGAGGTCTCTCGCCAGGAACGTACCGGATCCGGCTTCAGGGACAGAATCAGGATTCACGCACTGCGGTCGTAACACTTTCCGAGGGATCGTCACGGTCGATCGATTTCAACGCAGCGGCCGAGGCGATGAGCACTGTCACTGTTCGCTTTGAGATGGACACCGAAGACGGGCGCTCCCCTTTGGTAGAGCTTACAGATACGGCGACGGGGCAACGGTTCTTTCCGGTTGCTGCCGGACGCCCGATGCCGCCAAACATGCGGCGAGGCCCCCAGGCACAAGCGTTGCGCGATATCAGTCTTCAGGTTCCGCCAGGACGTTATGAGGTGAGCTTGCAGAACAGCGGCGATGCCTACCTGACAGGAGTTTCGGCTCAGGGTGCGGATGTGAGCGGGAGATTCTTGACGATTCACGGGGGAGATGTCGCTCTGCTGCTGCACACAGCGAGTGGACACGCGGCGGTAACGGGAGTGGCGGCCTCGAAAGGAGCGCCATGCGTTGGCGCTGTGATTCTGCTGGTACCGGCGGGGCTTGACGACCCGGGATCGTTCACAGCAGTGGTCCGCGACCAGAGCAACACGGACGGCAGCTTTGATCTTGAAGGGGTCGTTCCGGGGCAATACATCCTGATCGCTCTCGACCGAGGATGGGGAGTCAATCTAAGCGATCCATCCACTCTGCGGAGCTATCTGACTCAGGGTGTTCCGCTCGACCTGCGGTCCGGGGCGAACATGAAACAGAACATCGAAGCACAGCTCCCGTGAAACACAGGGGCAGCCTATGTTAGATTCAATGAAGCCCACCCATCGCGGAGAGATGGCCGAGTGGCTGAAGGCGCACGCTTGGAAAGCGTGTATACCGCAA
This region of Acidobacteriota bacterium genomic DNA includes:
- a CDS encoding glycosyltransferase family 4 protein, translated to MRIVQAVFGVFHHFELARELNRRGHLQKIYSTWPWLRLKREGLPRDKVGTFPWIHLPEFQLTKMGWSNVWLNDQLSYANALAFDWWTDRRLMECDALIAISGAGLKTGRRLQRTGGKFICDRGSSHQRYQERIVSEEYSRWGVERPVTDMRDIAREEEIYEAADLITVPSSFAARSFMEMGVRQEKLRTIPYGVRLESFRRTGEPPKDRFEVLFAGSVGLRKGVPYLLEAFSQLRHSNKRLRLAGAIHPDIRQVLGRLPMENVEVLGAVPQTRLVELMGTSHVMVLPSIEEGLALVQGQALACGCPVIASTQTGGEDLFTDRVEGFIVPLRDTAALAGRMQQLADDPALQQRMSEAALKRVHLLGGWKDYGDRWEQLLKDLIASQPYSSIPPPTK
- a CDS encoding carboxypeptidase regulatory-like domain-containing protein; the protein is MRRVPFPQLLLLLTTFVVATGRLSAAPAPSFTITGVVVDSVTSNPITRAHLDASLVVRGRAPGRRPQSASGADADEHGRFTVVLPSAGAWHLTASAPGYVTQAYDEHGDYSSAVVLTQASPSLNLRFSLPPQARISGTVVDDAAEAVRNATVQLVRLPLSSPEHRQAEQISSRWFVQTDDRGAYEFANLAPGNYRLSVQAKPWYANSARQRRFMGGALSASQPSMPVQSAALDVAYQLTWYPGMDDPAQAETLALVAGDDRRADFHLTPIPALHLQIPPPAPAQQTDGRRIPSFPIVERIDTGGGNAGFVQPSTTTGPQGQIDVGGLSPGTYRIRLQGQNQDSRTAVVTLSEGSSRSIDFNAAAEAMSTVTVRFEMDTEDGRSPLVELTDTATGQRFFPVAAGRPMPPNMRRGPQAQALRDISLQVPPGRYEVSLQNSGDAYLTGVSAQGADVSGRFLTIHGGDVALLLHTASGHAAVTGVAASKGAPCVGAVILLVPAGLDDPGSFTAVVRDQSNTDGSFDLEGVVPGQYILIALDRGWGVNLSDPSTLRSYLTQGVPLDLRSGANMKQNIEAQLP
- the thiD gene encoding bifunctional hydroxymethylpyrimidine kinase/phosphomethylpyrimidine kinase, encoding MKIALTIAGYDPSSGAGITSDLMVFASYGLYGTSAITSLTVQSTVGVESSHPVAAETVQQTLKCLHFDLPPSGIKIGMLATAGIVEVVAEYLKAVRKAAPHTPIVLDPVLRSSSGRELLSDEGLEQMRKVLLPQVDWVTPNLSELSLLAGTAVVRRDQVAPAARLLQSGYPNLAILATGGHLEHPDDLLLCPGTAPVWIAGERVESTSTHGTGCALSSALLSRLLLGDEARAAAIAAKRYASEAIRRAVPLGHGHGPLNHLWPIRK
- a CDS encoding CPBP family intramembrane metalloprotease; translated protein: MSAPDSTTTHERTGRAFSSALVLAALAWSFSSRLLSASSALGITNRLNIDWAAPLLAALFLVFLLAVGYSLLDILSRKPASGRQALGLPNRPTALREWLTGAAVGWGIVTFTVLPMALVGDLHVGFWFSSDALRPFLIGLATIAVGTLADEAIFRGYPFRRLIDATGPVTATIVMSLLFALRHLLHFGAGGLAFVLSILTGVVFSVSWFRTHGLWMAWGMRFAWTASMGVLFGLPVSGTVDNSTIIQTAAIGRGWFTGDDYGPEASIVLLFALIAGLIVLVRVTRDYAWNYTHPPVVPGGYPMDIAPPPAHTAMEQSVQAREPALIQILPATPQGRSTTDDPAS
- the pyrF gene encoding orotidine-5'-phosphate decarboxylase, giving the protein MNTVDRSTWKTGISDDVRDRLAVALDVPDGRSALELIDRLDGSCRWLKVGMELYYAAGNELVETLRGHGYRIFLDLKLHDIPNTVAGAVRSVSGTGAELLTVHASGGPAMLRAAAEAAQAPGAPKLLAVTVLTSMDAAELNAAGVQGIPAEQVLRLAKLAKSAGIDGMVCSPEEVAAIRSATGQETMLVVPGVRPAGSATDDQKRVATPAETIARGASMLVVGRPITRASNPAKAARAILEEIEQAQ
- the thiS gene encoding sulfur carrier protein ThiS: MSLTVVLNGQSRTFTTLPESPRLENLIHELGLKSDRVAVEVNGEIVPRSSWAEAPVSEGDRLELVHFVGGGIDE
- a CDS encoding amidinotransferase, with translation MSTISTSIKTAASASSSFSSLPHFDRPTYLMCPPEWYDVNYVINPWMAGNLHRPSRDKAFAQWKELHHHLQKIADIRLIHGQPGSPDMVFVAHTAVVQHGVVALSSFNHPQRQTEEQPLRRWFQSVGFLVWETPRETAFEGEGDALFNATGDHLWAAHGLRTCLQSHRHVADAWHTKVTSLHLRDPRFYHLDLCFAPLSGGHLLYYPGAFDAPSLAKIEAAYAPEMRIPVTEAEATQFVCNVINVGPNILMGVSGTSVAKRLTDFGYKVTELDLSEFLHGGSSAKALALRLSDSKVTSGIPAQV
- a CDS encoding acetyl-CoA carboxylase carboxyltransferase subunit alpha — translated: MAEHQTSKAGHSSAGAHVPEAWIKTELARHPQRPYPMDFIEAIFTDFSEIHGDRAFGDDQAMSAGMAWFHGEPVMVIGNLKGRTLKERVARKFGSPDPEGYRKALRAMKVAEKFGRPIFTFIDLAGAYPGIGAEERGQGEAIARNLIEMSRLRVPTIATITGEGGSGGALALAVADRVLMLENSIYSVISPEGCASIMWKDANKKQQAAQALKYTASDVQLMGCVDDVLAEPEGGSQNDPTLAFSIVDDRLRHHLASLRTLSIDQMLEERYRKFRNIAQFYTSDSALPAAASGI
- a CDS encoding septal ring lytic transglycosylase RlpA family protein codes for the protein MGDAMKIIPVQRGGNVSSRLGVAVVTLLVALGVTASASDPSPSQMQKNSDQGKVHKWYQIGKASWYGHYFQGKKTANGEQYDMNGLTCAHRSLPLNSWVKVTNLRNRKSVFVRVNDRGPMPEDRIVDLSYGAAKAVGITGLGKVKLETLRPGDSEMMRQLMAQIRLPLMATQGL